The following proteins are co-located in the Neofelis nebulosa isolate mNeoNeb1 chromosome 18, mNeoNeb1.pri, whole genome shotgun sequence genome:
- the E4F1 gene encoding transcription factor E4F1 isoform X4, translating to MEGAMAVRVTAAHTAEARAEAGREAGEGGVAAAAAALAPGGFLGLPAPFSEEDEDDVHRCGRCQAEFTALEDFVQHKLQKVCQRAPQEALPAAPAAAALLGQEVVPAVAGPEEPITVAHIVVETAALTTDISHAPDIVGGGHIKEVIVAAEAEPGDSEMAEAPGSPSRQGPGLPGEGEQAQVKLLVNKDGRYVCALCHKTFKTGSILKAHMVTHSSRKDHECKLCGASFRTKGSLIRHHRRHTDERPYKCAKCGKSFRESGALTRHLKSLTPCTEKIRFSASKDVVVGKEDTPAGSGASTVGTVTSSSVTGEPMETSPVIHLVTDAKGTVIHEVHVQMQELPLGMKALAPEPPGSEELPCSGEGGRENLLHQAMQNSGIVLERVTGEEGALEQAPPVAPSPQPLGDGPPELPLLEVEPVETVASGPSAVPRTHPCPQCSETFPTAATLEAHKRGHAGPRPFTCVQCGKAFPKAYLLKKHQEVHVHERRFRCGDCGKLYKTIAHVRGHRRVHSDERPYPCPECGKCYKTKNAQQVHFRTHLEEKPHVCPFCSRGFREKGSLVRHVRHHTGEKPFKCYRCGRGFAEHGTLNRHLRTKGGCLLEVEELLVAEESPAAAAAVLTEDPHAVLVEFSSVVADTQEYIIEAAADDAEASEAAEVIEGAQTEVDSHIMKVVQQIVHQASAGHQIIVQNVTMDQEAGLGPEAAAADTITIATPESLTEQVAMTLASAIGEGTVLTARAGANGAEQATVTMVSSEDIEILEHAGELVIASPEGQLEVQTVIV from the exons ATGGAGGGCGCGATGGCAGTGCGGGTGACGGCCGCGCATACGGCAGAAGCCCGGGCCGAAGCCGGGCGGGAGGCGGGCGAGGGCGGggtcgcggcggcggcggcggccttgGCTCCTGGCGGGTTCCTTGGCCTCCCGGCGCCCTTTAGCGAAGAAG ATGAGGACGATGTGCACAGATGTGGCCGCTGCCAGGCCGAGTTCACTGCCTTGGAAGACTTTGTTCAGCACAAACTCCAGAAAGTCTGCCAGCGGGCCCCTCAGGAGGCCCTGCCTGCCGCCCCTGCTGCTGCTGCGCTGCTGGGCCAGGAG GTGGTGCCAGCGGTGGCCGGCCCGGAGGAGCCCATCACGGTGGCCCACATCGTGGTGGAGACGGCCGCATTAACGACAGACATCAGCCACGCACCCGACATTGTGG GCGGTGGACACATCAAAGAGGTCATTGTGGCCGCAGAGGCAGAGCCGGGGGACAGCGAGATGGCGGAagccccaggcagccccagccGTCAGGGCCCGGGCCTTCCCGGGGAGGGCGAGCAGGCCCAGGTCAAGCTGCTGGTGAACAAGGACGGCCGATACGTGTGCGCGCTGTGCCACAAGACCTTCAAGACG GGCAGCATCCTCAAGGCCCACATGGTCACCCACAGCAGCCGCAAGGACCACGAGTGCAAGCTGTGCGGGGCGTCCTTCCGGACCAAGGGTTCGCTCATCCGGCACCACCGGCGGCACACGG ACGAGCGCCCCTATAAGTGCGCCAAGTGCGGGAAGAGCTTCCGGGAGTCGGGTGCGCTGACCCGGCACCTCAAGTCTCTGACCCCGTGCACCGAAAAGATTCGCTTCAGCGCGAGCAAGGACGTGGTTGTGGGCAAAGAGGACACGCCTGCAG GGTCTGGCGCCTCCACCGTGGGAACCGTTACATCATCCTCGGTGACGGGCGAACCTATGGAGACATCGCCTGTGATTCACCTGGTGACAGACGCCAAGGGCACTGTCATCCACGAAGTCCACGTCCAGATGCAAGAACTTCCCTTGGGCATGAAAGCCCTGGCCCCAGAG CCCCCCGGCTCCGAGGAGCTTCCCTGTTCCGGTGAGGGTGGCCGTGAGAACCTGCTGCACCAGGCCATGCAGAACTCCGGCATTGTCCTTGAGCGTGTCACTGGAGAAGAGGGGGCCCTGGAGCAAGCCCCTCCCGTGGCGCCCAGTCCCCAGCCCCTGGGAGACGGTCCCCCGGAGCTGCCGCTGCTGGAGGTGGAGCCAGTGGAGACA GTGGCCAGCGGGCCCTCAGCCGTGCCCAGGACCCACCCGTGCCCTCAGTGCAGTGAGACCTTCCCGACGGCGGCCACCCTGGAGGCCCACAAAAGGGGCCACGCAG GGCCAAGGCCGTTCACGTGCGTGCAGTGTGGCAAGGCCTTCCCCAAGGCCTACCTGCTCAAGAAGCACCAGGAGGTTCACGTGCACGAGCGACGCTTCCGCTGCGGAGACTGCGGGAAGCTCTACAAGACCATCGCACATGTCCGCGGCCACCGGCGCGTCCACTCGGATGAGCGGCCCTATCCGTGTCCTGAGTGCGGCAAGTGCTACAAGACCAAG AACGCCCAGCAGGTGCACTTCCGGACGCACCTGGAGGAGAAGCCGCACGTGTGCCCGTTCTGCAGCCGTGGCTTCCGGGAGAAGGGCTCCCTGGTGCGGCACGTGCGGCAccacacgggcgagaagccctTCAAGTGCTACCGCTGTGGCCGGGGCTTCGCCGAGCACGGCACCCTCAACCGGCACCTGCGCACCAAAG gcggCTGCCTGCTGGAGGTGGAGGAGCTGCTGGTGGCCGAGGAGAgccccgcggccgccgccgcagTCCTCACTGAGGACCCGCACGCCGTGCTGGTTGAGTTCTCTTCTGTCGTGGCCGACACCCAGGAGTACATCATTGAG GCTGCTGCGGACGACGCGGAGGCTAGCGAAGCCGCGGAGGTCATCGAGGGCGCCCAGAcagag GTGGACAGCCACATCATGAAGGTGGTGCAGCAGATCGTGCACCAGGCCAGCGCCGGGCACCAGATCATCGTGCAGAATGTGACTATGGACCAGGAGGCGGGGCTGGGCCCAGAGGCGGCTGCCGCCGACACCATCACCATCGCCACCCCTGAGAGCCTGACGGAACAGGTGGCCATGACGCTGGCCTCGGCCATCGGCGAGGGCACCGTGCTCACGGCCCGCGCGGGTGCAAATGGCGCCGAGCAGGCCACCGTGACCATGGTTTCGTCGGAGGACATTGAAATCCTAGAGCATGCGGGCGAGCTGGTCATCGCCTCACCGGAGGGCCAGCTCGAGGTGCAGACGGTCATTGTCTAG
- the E4F1 gene encoding transcription factor E4F1 isoform X3: MEGAMAVRVTAAHTAEARAEAGREAGEGGVAAAAAALAPGGFLGLPAPFSEEDEDDVHRCGRCQAEFTALEDFVQHKLQKVCQRAPQEALPAAPAAAALLGQEVVPAVAGPEEPITVAHIVVETAALTTDISHAPDIVGGGHIKEVIVAAEAEPGDSEMAEAPGSPSRQGPGLPGEGEQAQVKLLVNKDGRYVCALCHKTFKTGSILKAHMVTHSSRKDHECKLCGASFRTKGSLIRHHRRHTDERPYKCAKCGKSFRESGALTRHLKSLTPCTEKIRFSASKDVVVGKEDTPAGSGASTVGTVTSSSVTGEPMETSPVIHLVTDAKGTVIHEVHVQMQELPLGMKALAPEPPGSEELPCSGEGGRENLLHQAMQNSGIVLERVTGEEGALEQAPPVAPSPQPLGDGPPELPLLEVEPVETQVASGPSAVPRTHPCPQCSETFPTAATLEAHKRGHAGPRPFTCVQCGKAFPKAYLLKKHQEVHVHERRFRCGDCGKLYKTIAHVRGHRRVHSDERPYPCPECGKCYKTKNAQQVHFRTHLEEKPHVCPFCSRGFREKGSLVRHVRHHTGEKPFKCYRCGRGFAEHGTLNRHLRTKGGCLLEVEELLVAEESPAAAAAVLTEDPHAVLVEFSSVVADTQEYIIEAAADDAEASEAAEVIEGAQTEVDSHIMKVVQQIVHQASAGHQIIVQNVTMDQEAGLGPEAAAADTITIATPESLTEQVAMTLASAIGEGTVLTARAGANGAEQATVTMVSSEDIEILEHAGELVIASPEGQLEVQTVIV, translated from the exons ATGGAGGGCGCGATGGCAGTGCGGGTGACGGCCGCGCATACGGCAGAAGCCCGGGCCGAAGCCGGGCGGGAGGCGGGCGAGGGCGGggtcgcggcggcggcggcggccttgGCTCCTGGCGGGTTCCTTGGCCTCCCGGCGCCCTTTAGCGAAGAAG ATGAGGACGATGTGCACAGATGTGGCCGCTGCCAGGCCGAGTTCACTGCCTTGGAAGACTTTGTTCAGCACAAACTCCAGAAAGTCTGCCAGCGGGCCCCTCAGGAGGCCCTGCCTGCCGCCCCTGCTGCTGCTGCGCTGCTGGGCCAGGAG GTGGTGCCAGCGGTGGCCGGCCCGGAGGAGCCCATCACGGTGGCCCACATCGTGGTGGAGACGGCCGCATTAACGACAGACATCAGCCACGCACCCGACATTGTGG GCGGTGGACACATCAAAGAGGTCATTGTGGCCGCAGAGGCAGAGCCGGGGGACAGCGAGATGGCGGAagccccaggcagccccagccGTCAGGGCCCGGGCCTTCCCGGGGAGGGCGAGCAGGCCCAGGTCAAGCTGCTGGTGAACAAGGACGGCCGATACGTGTGCGCGCTGTGCCACAAGACCTTCAAGACG GGCAGCATCCTCAAGGCCCACATGGTCACCCACAGCAGCCGCAAGGACCACGAGTGCAAGCTGTGCGGGGCGTCCTTCCGGACCAAGGGTTCGCTCATCCGGCACCACCGGCGGCACACGG ACGAGCGCCCCTATAAGTGCGCCAAGTGCGGGAAGAGCTTCCGGGAGTCGGGTGCGCTGACCCGGCACCTCAAGTCTCTGACCCCGTGCACCGAAAAGATTCGCTTCAGCGCGAGCAAGGACGTGGTTGTGGGCAAAGAGGACACGCCTGCAG GGTCTGGCGCCTCCACCGTGGGAACCGTTACATCATCCTCGGTGACGGGCGAACCTATGGAGACATCGCCTGTGATTCACCTGGTGACAGACGCCAAGGGCACTGTCATCCACGAAGTCCACGTCCAGATGCAAGAACTTCCCTTGGGCATGAAAGCCCTGGCCCCAGAG CCCCCCGGCTCCGAGGAGCTTCCCTGTTCCGGTGAGGGTGGCCGTGAGAACCTGCTGCACCAGGCCATGCAGAACTCCGGCATTGTCCTTGAGCGTGTCACTGGAGAAGAGGGGGCCCTGGAGCAAGCCCCTCCCGTGGCGCCCAGTCCCCAGCCCCTGGGAGACGGTCCCCCGGAGCTGCCGCTGCTGGAGGTGGAGCCAGTGGAGACA CAGGTGGCCAGCGGGCCCTCAGCCGTGCCCAGGACCCACCCGTGCCCTCAGTGCAGTGAGACCTTCCCGACGGCGGCCACCCTGGAGGCCCACAAAAGGGGCCACGCAG GGCCAAGGCCGTTCACGTGCGTGCAGTGTGGCAAGGCCTTCCCCAAGGCCTACCTGCTCAAGAAGCACCAGGAGGTTCACGTGCACGAGCGACGCTTCCGCTGCGGAGACTGCGGGAAGCTCTACAAGACCATCGCACATGTCCGCGGCCACCGGCGCGTCCACTCGGATGAGCGGCCCTATCCGTGTCCTGAGTGCGGCAAGTGCTACAAGACCAAG AACGCCCAGCAGGTGCACTTCCGGACGCACCTGGAGGAGAAGCCGCACGTGTGCCCGTTCTGCAGCCGTGGCTTCCGGGAGAAGGGCTCCCTGGTGCGGCACGTGCGGCAccacacgggcgagaagccctTCAAGTGCTACCGCTGTGGCCGGGGCTTCGCCGAGCACGGCACCCTCAACCGGCACCTGCGCACCAAAG gcggCTGCCTGCTGGAGGTGGAGGAGCTGCTGGTGGCCGAGGAGAgccccgcggccgccgccgcagTCCTCACTGAGGACCCGCACGCCGTGCTGGTTGAGTTCTCTTCTGTCGTGGCCGACACCCAGGAGTACATCATTGAG GCTGCTGCGGACGACGCGGAGGCTAGCGAAGCCGCGGAGGTCATCGAGGGCGCCCAGAcagag GTGGACAGCCACATCATGAAGGTGGTGCAGCAGATCGTGCACCAGGCCAGCGCCGGGCACCAGATCATCGTGCAGAATGTGACTATGGACCAGGAGGCGGGGCTGGGCCCAGAGGCGGCTGCCGCCGACACCATCACCATCGCCACCCCTGAGAGCCTGACGGAACAGGTGGCCATGACGCTGGCCTCGGCCATCGGCGAGGGCACCGTGCTCACGGCCCGCGCGGGTGCAAATGGCGCCGAGCAGGCCACCGTGACCATGGTTTCGTCGGAGGACATTGAAATCCTAGAGCATGCGGGCGAGCTGGTCATCGCCTCACCGGAGGGCCAGCTCGAGGTGCAGACGGTCATTGTCTAG
- the E4F1 gene encoding transcription factor E4F1 isoform X2, producing the protein MEGAMAVRVTAAHTAEARAEAGREAGEGGVAAAAAALAPGGFLGLPAPFSEEDEDDVHRCGRCQAEFTALEDFVQHKLQKVCQRAPQEALPAAPAAAALLGQEVVPAVAGPEEPITVAHIVVETAALTTDISHAPDIVGGGHIKEVIVAAEAEPGDSEMAEAPGSPSRQGPGLPGEGEQAQVKLLVNKDGRYVCALCHKTFKTGSILKAHMVTHSSRKDHECKLCGASFRTKGSLIRHHRRHTDERPYKCAKCGKSFRESGALTRHLKSLTPCTEKIRFSASKDVVVGKEDTPAGPRGSGASTVGTVTSSSVTGEPMETSPVIHLVTDAKGTVIHEVHVQMQELPLGMKALAPEPPGSEELPCSGEGGRENLLHQAMQNSGIVLERVTGEEGALEQAPPVAPSPQPLGDGPPELPLLEVEPVETVASGPSAVPRTHPCPQCSETFPTAATLEAHKRGHAGPRPFTCVQCGKAFPKAYLLKKHQEVHVHERRFRCGDCGKLYKTIAHVRGHRRVHSDERPYPCPECGKCYKTKNAQQVHFRTHLEEKPHVCPFCSRGFREKGSLVRHVRHHTGEKPFKCYRCGRGFAEHGTLNRHLRTKGGCLLEVEELLVAEESPAAAAAVLTEDPHAVLVEFSSVVADTQEYIIEAAADDAEASEAAEVIEGAQTEVDSHIMKVVQQIVHQASAGHQIIVQNVTMDQEAGLGPEAAAADTITIATPESLTEQVAMTLASAIGEGTVLTARAGANGAEQATVTMVSSEDIEILEHAGELVIASPEGQLEVQTVIV; encoded by the exons ATGGAGGGCGCGATGGCAGTGCGGGTGACGGCCGCGCATACGGCAGAAGCCCGGGCCGAAGCCGGGCGGGAGGCGGGCGAGGGCGGggtcgcggcggcggcggcggccttgGCTCCTGGCGGGTTCCTTGGCCTCCCGGCGCCCTTTAGCGAAGAAG ATGAGGACGATGTGCACAGATGTGGCCGCTGCCAGGCCGAGTTCACTGCCTTGGAAGACTTTGTTCAGCACAAACTCCAGAAAGTCTGCCAGCGGGCCCCTCAGGAGGCCCTGCCTGCCGCCCCTGCTGCTGCTGCGCTGCTGGGCCAGGAG GTGGTGCCAGCGGTGGCCGGCCCGGAGGAGCCCATCACGGTGGCCCACATCGTGGTGGAGACGGCCGCATTAACGACAGACATCAGCCACGCACCCGACATTGTGG GCGGTGGACACATCAAAGAGGTCATTGTGGCCGCAGAGGCAGAGCCGGGGGACAGCGAGATGGCGGAagccccaggcagccccagccGTCAGGGCCCGGGCCTTCCCGGGGAGGGCGAGCAGGCCCAGGTCAAGCTGCTGGTGAACAAGGACGGCCGATACGTGTGCGCGCTGTGCCACAAGACCTTCAAGACG GGCAGCATCCTCAAGGCCCACATGGTCACCCACAGCAGCCGCAAGGACCACGAGTGCAAGCTGTGCGGGGCGTCCTTCCGGACCAAGGGTTCGCTCATCCGGCACCACCGGCGGCACACGG ACGAGCGCCCCTATAAGTGCGCCAAGTGCGGGAAGAGCTTCCGGGAGTCGGGTGCGCTGACCCGGCACCTCAAGTCTCTGACCCCGTGCACCGAAAAGATTCGCTTCAGCGCGAGCAAGGACGTGGTTGTGGGCAAAGAGGACACGCCTGCAGGTCCGCGAG GGTCTGGCGCCTCCACCGTGGGAACCGTTACATCATCCTCGGTGACGGGCGAACCTATGGAGACATCGCCTGTGATTCACCTGGTGACAGACGCCAAGGGCACTGTCATCCACGAAGTCCACGTCCAGATGCAAGAACTTCCCTTGGGCATGAAAGCCCTGGCCCCAGAG CCCCCCGGCTCCGAGGAGCTTCCCTGTTCCGGTGAGGGTGGCCGTGAGAACCTGCTGCACCAGGCCATGCAGAACTCCGGCATTGTCCTTGAGCGTGTCACTGGAGAAGAGGGGGCCCTGGAGCAAGCCCCTCCCGTGGCGCCCAGTCCCCAGCCCCTGGGAGACGGTCCCCCGGAGCTGCCGCTGCTGGAGGTGGAGCCAGTGGAGACA GTGGCCAGCGGGCCCTCAGCCGTGCCCAGGACCCACCCGTGCCCTCAGTGCAGTGAGACCTTCCCGACGGCGGCCACCCTGGAGGCCCACAAAAGGGGCCACGCAG GGCCAAGGCCGTTCACGTGCGTGCAGTGTGGCAAGGCCTTCCCCAAGGCCTACCTGCTCAAGAAGCACCAGGAGGTTCACGTGCACGAGCGACGCTTCCGCTGCGGAGACTGCGGGAAGCTCTACAAGACCATCGCACATGTCCGCGGCCACCGGCGCGTCCACTCGGATGAGCGGCCCTATCCGTGTCCTGAGTGCGGCAAGTGCTACAAGACCAAG AACGCCCAGCAGGTGCACTTCCGGACGCACCTGGAGGAGAAGCCGCACGTGTGCCCGTTCTGCAGCCGTGGCTTCCGGGAGAAGGGCTCCCTGGTGCGGCACGTGCGGCAccacacgggcgagaagccctTCAAGTGCTACCGCTGTGGCCGGGGCTTCGCCGAGCACGGCACCCTCAACCGGCACCTGCGCACCAAAG gcggCTGCCTGCTGGAGGTGGAGGAGCTGCTGGTGGCCGAGGAGAgccccgcggccgccgccgcagTCCTCACTGAGGACCCGCACGCCGTGCTGGTTGAGTTCTCTTCTGTCGTGGCCGACACCCAGGAGTACATCATTGAG GCTGCTGCGGACGACGCGGAGGCTAGCGAAGCCGCGGAGGTCATCGAGGGCGCCCAGAcagag GTGGACAGCCACATCATGAAGGTGGTGCAGCAGATCGTGCACCAGGCCAGCGCCGGGCACCAGATCATCGTGCAGAATGTGACTATGGACCAGGAGGCGGGGCTGGGCCCAGAGGCGGCTGCCGCCGACACCATCACCATCGCCACCCCTGAGAGCCTGACGGAACAGGTGGCCATGACGCTGGCCTCGGCCATCGGCGAGGGCACCGTGCTCACGGCCCGCGCGGGTGCAAATGGCGCCGAGCAGGCCACCGTGACCATGGTTTCGTCGGAGGACATTGAAATCCTAGAGCATGCGGGCGAGCTGGTCATCGCCTCACCGGAGGGCCAGCTCGAGGTGCAGACGGTCATTGTCTAG
- the E4F1 gene encoding transcription factor E4F1 isoform X1: MEGAMAVRVTAAHTAEARAEAGREAGEGGVAAAAAALAPGGFLGLPAPFSEEDEDDVHRCGRCQAEFTALEDFVQHKLQKVCQRAPQEALPAAPAAAALLGQEVVPAVAGPEEPITVAHIVVETAALTTDISHAPDIVGGGHIKEVIVAAEAEPGDSEMAEAPGSPSRQGPGLPGEGEQAQVKLLVNKDGRYVCALCHKTFKTGSILKAHMVTHSSRKDHECKLCGASFRTKGSLIRHHRRHTDERPYKCAKCGKSFRESGALTRHLKSLTPCTEKIRFSASKDVVVGKEDTPAGPRGSGASTVGTVTSSSVTGEPMETSPVIHLVTDAKGTVIHEVHVQMQELPLGMKALAPEPPGSEELPCSGEGGRENLLHQAMQNSGIVLERVTGEEGALEQAPPVAPSPQPLGDGPPELPLLEVEPVETQVASGPSAVPRTHPCPQCSETFPTAATLEAHKRGHAGPRPFTCVQCGKAFPKAYLLKKHQEVHVHERRFRCGDCGKLYKTIAHVRGHRRVHSDERPYPCPECGKCYKTKNAQQVHFRTHLEEKPHVCPFCSRGFREKGSLVRHVRHHTGEKPFKCYRCGRGFAEHGTLNRHLRTKGGCLLEVEELLVAEESPAAAAAVLTEDPHAVLVEFSSVVADTQEYIIEAAADDAEASEAAEVIEGAQTEVDSHIMKVVQQIVHQASAGHQIIVQNVTMDQEAGLGPEAAAADTITIATPESLTEQVAMTLASAIGEGTVLTARAGANGAEQATVTMVSSEDIEILEHAGELVIASPEGQLEVQTVIV; this comes from the exons ATGGAGGGCGCGATGGCAGTGCGGGTGACGGCCGCGCATACGGCAGAAGCCCGGGCCGAAGCCGGGCGGGAGGCGGGCGAGGGCGGggtcgcggcggcggcggcggccttgGCTCCTGGCGGGTTCCTTGGCCTCCCGGCGCCCTTTAGCGAAGAAG ATGAGGACGATGTGCACAGATGTGGCCGCTGCCAGGCCGAGTTCACTGCCTTGGAAGACTTTGTTCAGCACAAACTCCAGAAAGTCTGCCAGCGGGCCCCTCAGGAGGCCCTGCCTGCCGCCCCTGCTGCTGCTGCGCTGCTGGGCCAGGAG GTGGTGCCAGCGGTGGCCGGCCCGGAGGAGCCCATCACGGTGGCCCACATCGTGGTGGAGACGGCCGCATTAACGACAGACATCAGCCACGCACCCGACATTGTGG GCGGTGGACACATCAAAGAGGTCATTGTGGCCGCAGAGGCAGAGCCGGGGGACAGCGAGATGGCGGAagccccaggcagccccagccGTCAGGGCCCGGGCCTTCCCGGGGAGGGCGAGCAGGCCCAGGTCAAGCTGCTGGTGAACAAGGACGGCCGATACGTGTGCGCGCTGTGCCACAAGACCTTCAAGACG GGCAGCATCCTCAAGGCCCACATGGTCACCCACAGCAGCCGCAAGGACCACGAGTGCAAGCTGTGCGGGGCGTCCTTCCGGACCAAGGGTTCGCTCATCCGGCACCACCGGCGGCACACGG ACGAGCGCCCCTATAAGTGCGCCAAGTGCGGGAAGAGCTTCCGGGAGTCGGGTGCGCTGACCCGGCACCTCAAGTCTCTGACCCCGTGCACCGAAAAGATTCGCTTCAGCGCGAGCAAGGACGTGGTTGTGGGCAAAGAGGACACGCCTGCAGGTCCGCGAG GGTCTGGCGCCTCCACCGTGGGAACCGTTACATCATCCTCGGTGACGGGCGAACCTATGGAGACATCGCCTGTGATTCACCTGGTGACAGACGCCAAGGGCACTGTCATCCACGAAGTCCACGTCCAGATGCAAGAACTTCCCTTGGGCATGAAAGCCCTGGCCCCAGAG CCCCCCGGCTCCGAGGAGCTTCCCTGTTCCGGTGAGGGTGGCCGTGAGAACCTGCTGCACCAGGCCATGCAGAACTCCGGCATTGTCCTTGAGCGTGTCACTGGAGAAGAGGGGGCCCTGGAGCAAGCCCCTCCCGTGGCGCCCAGTCCCCAGCCCCTGGGAGACGGTCCCCCGGAGCTGCCGCTGCTGGAGGTGGAGCCAGTGGAGACA CAGGTGGCCAGCGGGCCCTCAGCCGTGCCCAGGACCCACCCGTGCCCTCAGTGCAGTGAGACCTTCCCGACGGCGGCCACCCTGGAGGCCCACAAAAGGGGCCACGCAG GGCCAAGGCCGTTCACGTGCGTGCAGTGTGGCAAGGCCTTCCCCAAGGCCTACCTGCTCAAGAAGCACCAGGAGGTTCACGTGCACGAGCGACGCTTCCGCTGCGGAGACTGCGGGAAGCTCTACAAGACCATCGCACATGTCCGCGGCCACCGGCGCGTCCACTCGGATGAGCGGCCCTATCCGTGTCCTGAGTGCGGCAAGTGCTACAAGACCAAG AACGCCCAGCAGGTGCACTTCCGGACGCACCTGGAGGAGAAGCCGCACGTGTGCCCGTTCTGCAGCCGTGGCTTCCGGGAGAAGGGCTCCCTGGTGCGGCACGTGCGGCAccacacgggcgagaagccctTCAAGTGCTACCGCTGTGGCCGGGGCTTCGCCGAGCACGGCACCCTCAACCGGCACCTGCGCACCAAAG gcggCTGCCTGCTGGAGGTGGAGGAGCTGCTGGTGGCCGAGGAGAgccccgcggccgccgccgcagTCCTCACTGAGGACCCGCACGCCGTGCTGGTTGAGTTCTCTTCTGTCGTGGCCGACACCCAGGAGTACATCATTGAG GCTGCTGCGGACGACGCGGAGGCTAGCGAAGCCGCGGAGGTCATCGAGGGCGCCCAGAcagag GTGGACAGCCACATCATGAAGGTGGTGCAGCAGATCGTGCACCAGGCCAGCGCCGGGCACCAGATCATCGTGCAGAATGTGACTATGGACCAGGAGGCGGGGCTGGGCCCAGAGGCGGCTGCCGCCGACACCATCACCATCGCCACCCCTGAGAGCCTGACGGAACAGGTGGCCATGACGCTGGCCTCGGCCATCGGCGAGGGCACCGTGCTCACGGCCCGCGCGGGTGCAAATGGCGCCGAGCAGGCCACCGTGACCATGGTTTCGTCGGAGGACATTGAAATCCTAGAGCATGCGGGCGAGCTGGTCATCGCCTCACCGGAGGGCCAGCTCGAGGTGCAGACGGTCATTGTCTAG